TATTCTCGTTCCAGTCGCTGCTGCTCTCATCGTAGAGCACCACTGTGTCGGTGCCACAGCGCCGGGTGAAGCGGTCCCGGTCCTCGCCGCGCGTGAAGAGCGCGCGCACCGGCAGGTTACCCTTCTGCAGGCGCCGCAGCATGATGCCCGGGATGGCCACGTTGATGGCCGACTCGATGTGCGACGACTCGTATAGCTCCTGCGGCCGGCAGTCCATCAGCAGCAGCCGCTCGTTGCCCAGCTCCAGCTGCTCGTTGAGCCACGCCACCGTCTTGCTGATCGCCATTTCCGACGCGAAGGGCACGGGTCTGAGCGTATCTATCATGGGGGTCGAGCTGCGGGAGAGGGCGGGGTGCCTACCAGACGCCCCTCGGGGCAGGCATAGGCCGAGCGCACCGCGCGCGAAGCTGCCGCTCTCGGAGCGGGGTTTAATTCCGCCTTGCCTTACCCAAGCCGAGGCTAGCGGTTGGGGCAGACGAGACAGAAGTAAAGCCGGAGGTTCTCTCTGCACCCAGCTGCAGCCGCTGGCTCTTAGTGTCAATGAATCTCTCTCAATGAAGCTGCCCAGATAGTTTTTGTTCCTCCCCAGTGAATGAAATCCAATTAATTCGGACTCCGTGCTACtgagaggggagaaaaaaaagtctAGCGGCTTCTAATCCCTCCCTCCAAGGCTGCACCTCAAATCTACCCGGGCGTCTTTCTCCCCGGATTATTTAAGACTCGATTTGCTCACTATCTCTTGGACTCAGCCTCGCACACCCCCTGCGCGAGGCAGCTCCTCAATGGATACAAACAGCGAGCGTCTCAATGGATACATTCTCCGGACCAGCCAATGAGCGTGCTGCGGAAGGGGCTGTTGCCGTGGGGACGGGCCGGCTGGAACAGGTTGTGTTGATGAATTGTTAATGAGTTTGTCATTCACAAAAACGGAAAGGAATTTCCGCTCCGGATAAGCCCCAGTGCAAACAAGCTGCAACAGCGGGCTCGgcgggaggaaggagaaagaaggggaggCGGCAGCGGAGGAGGAGCAGGGCACATAAACCAGGGCACTTCAGTTGTCTCATGTTTCCTTCTGTTGAGAGTTCACACTTCGCGTCGGAACTTTTGCGCACCAATGGCGCAATTAGCATGCACAAAAGCCCTTGTTCGCGACGCTTGCGTTCGCGAGCTAGCTTTAGGAAAACTTGTGCTGACTTTTCGTTCTTTGTATTCCCTTCAAACTCATTTGGACCCAAGGTCGCCTtaaccctcccctcccccagccccccttCTTTAGGCGGTGTGTGGCATTTGTTTGCCACTTTTAAAGGCCCAGCTCTGTTTGCTCTGATGTTCTTTTAGCCGAGGCTGTGTTGGGGCTGGTGAACTGACTGGGCTTTAGTGACCGATGAGGTGTTAAATGCTAATCCAACGTATTTCGAAACAAACCAGGATTTTgttgaaacattttaaagcaaacaaacaaacgtCTGGTTGTgcagaaaatcagaagaaaaccttttttcttaaaataacattttattttctttaaaacaatgtaGAGTGCAGAAGCAAACTCTTAGGTCAGTCCAGTGCTTTTACTGTATTCCGCTCCAGCGGCGTGGGGAGTTACAAGCCATTGTTCGGGGGAATCTGTAtctctccccccgcccccccaccaccATCGCCTGCTGGGAGGTCGCGCTGGTTAATGATTTCTGGGCAAGGAGCTCGGCTTCTGACGGGGGAGCCGGTCTGGCGGGGCTGCCTGAGCGAGGTGTGCTGGGACGCGCCGGGCCGGGCCAGCAGTCCCCGCCATGGGCGAGGCGTGAGGAAGTCCTCCCGCAAGACCTGCAGGCTGCGGGGGCTCGGCAGGGGGGCTCGACGATTGGTTACAGTTGGCAGGGAGGCATGTCAGagggggcctccccagccctctCCTGCGGCCGCCTCCTCCCTTTGTCCAGCGCCGGGGACTCCGGGGAGCACCAGCCGCGCCTGCGCGCTGCGCTCCCTGCCACCGCCCCGCCGTCCCCGTCTCCCCGCTTGGGCACGGGGCTGTGCGCGACGCAGTGGACGGGTGCGGGGCTCAGCGAGGGACTCCCGGTTCCATAGAGATCTGGGGAGGGTGGAGGCAGCCTGCCGGGACCCCCCTGGCTCCTCGCTCCCAAGGAGTCGAGGGGAACGTCTCTACCGCGCTGCAAAGCCAGCAGGTAACTCTGGGGAGGTGCGGGCCAGGCCAGCGAGCAGGGCTCGGTCCAGGCGCCGCGGGGCGGACGGATTGGAAGCCGGATGGAGGCGTGGCCGGGTGGGGGCCGCGACGGCGGGGAGGCGCGTTCCCGGCGCGCAGAGCTCTATTGTTATATAAAAGTGCCGAAGCCTGCCGCTCCCGAGCGGAAAACCACCTGTGTGCGGCCGGCGCGGCGCGGGAGGGCTGCAGCCGGAAGGCGCGGGCCCTAATCCGGCCTCCCCTCCCTAAACCTCGGCGGAAAAGAGGCCGCGCTTTGTCCCACCGCTGCCTGAGAGGCGGAAGCGGGGGCAGCCGTCCGGCGGGGTGCGGCTTTGGGGAGCGTCCCTTGCTGCGCTTTGCGCCTACCGTGAACACCGCGAGGGCGCCTAAGGTCGCGGGGTCTCCCTTCGCCCGACGCCCCGCACCCACGGGCATGCCTGCTAACACCCCCGCTGCAACTTGCATTTTTAGTCACCCGCCTCTTCCCTGGTTTGGGAAATGTAGGCTAAAAAAAGGCGGCTGCGAGGCCTAGGTTGCCAATTTTGGAGCTCTGCTGCAGGCAGGCCGCCCCTGGAGGAGCGTGTTCGACAAAGGTGGGGATTGCCGAGCTCCTCTCCGCACCATTTTTGGGCAGCCCTTGGAACAAAACTCGTATATTTCACTGGGTATCTTCTAGTTTCAGCCGGGGGAGGCCTGCGCTGGAGTTGACTCCCCCTGTCCTCCACGATCTGTCACAGAAGTTCCCACCCCGAGACGTTTCAGTCATTGGGACCTGGGGAcagggagggaagaggcaggATGCCCTTCAGCGGAACTGAGAAGAGCAAACCTGTTGGAGGTTCAGCACAGGACCTCCAacagaagagaaagggagggaagttGGGTTTCTACTTTGCCTGTTTTAATACGCAGCTACTTGAGTATGACTATAGATTCGGGAGGATACATCGAAACTGTAGTTTTACCCATGCTTCTGAACTTTATCGCCAAGGGAATGCCAATGTTTCCTGGCGCATTGATTAAAGTGGCGTTCTGACTGCTCAGTCCTAGAAATGCTGCGAAAAGGGCTTCTGGAGTGGGACGGCCCTCGTTTGCATTATGTCCCCCGCTTCTTCTTAGGTAAGCGCCCTTAGTTAAATCATTTAGCCGTTCTAAGTTGCAGTCTTCCACGTCGGCATAACGAAGATAAAACTATCTGCTTCATAGGGTCCCTGTGACGACAAAATGGGTACGGTGAAACGTCCTAAAGTGGTGGTGGGGTGCTATTAGCTGTTGGAATTAATTTTTCATTCTGAATTGAGGACCTGTAAAAAGGCCTCGGCTTGGGGACACGGTTTGGGCATCCCACAGACGCCCCTTGAGGCTTGCTTGACAGCCCGCCTGGACTCGCTCATCTGCAGCAAAGCCCTCTGAGATACTACCCTAACCGATTTAATCCGTTCCAATTCAGCTGTCAAGTAAAGGGGGTGTTATCGTAGACCAGGATCAAAAATCCTTTAACACAGTTATCAGAATGGACCTAGCTACATTTCTGATTTCTCCCTACTGGTCACCTTTGGAACACGCTGTTCTCCAGCCACAGCAAACTGATACAACAATGCGTATTGGGCACTTAACTGCATGATGGGTACCGTCTTGTTTCTGTGTTTACTTGCATAATTTCGGACagtcttcagaaaaaaacatgtaaattatCCCATTTACAAAGATTAAAGAAtttgcccaagggcacacagtaGCAACAGAGTGTCAAGACCTGAGGCCAAACCCTTTACAGACTCTTAAGGATGCCCACATGCACGGATTACATATAGTGTTATGGTCACTATATTCACCTCCACGTGGTATTCCCTGCCCACATGTGAAGAATTTCAAGGTcagcattttgaattttgaccTCCAGGCTTTCGCCAGCCTCACGTTTTCTGTTGCATCCTCCATGTCAAAGATCAAAAGCGACGCTGCTTTCCCTGCTCCTTTTACACACCAGTGGTTTTCTTTGCACGCAACCCTTCATCAGTCAACCATTCACTAAATGttgcatattctctctctcttagaATATGCCCTAGATCCTAATCTTCACAAGTGTCGTTGGTTATCTAGTGCGTCAGCACAGCACATAAGCCTAGGTTCAAACCTCTGTCACTCAGTAGTAGTCTGGGcctcacttcattcattcattgatgcaTTTATTCTAGATTCCAGGAAAGCAGTagagaataaacagacaacaaTAACCTGCCTCACTGAAGTTTACATTCTAATGAGGACAGTCcaattaacaaaacaaataattatatattagaaaGTGAAAGCGCTAtagagaaaaagcaagaaaaggaatTCGGAAGTGTGTAACATTGGGAATATATATTCCTCCCTCAAAGGACTGTGAGGATTAGACACAACTGAGATGACATACGAGAAGTGTAGGGCACAAAGTCGGTATTcagaagatgatttttaaaatatcaccatTTCATTCCTGCATAAGGAATGCTGTTGGTGGTGATATTGCCATTCCTGTGAGGCACTGAGGAAAAGCTCTCTTAGGAGATAAGGGCTCTAGTAGTTGGAAGAATTACAGGCTTCCTTAATTCCAGAGGCCTCAGTGCCCTTCAGAGGATATCATTCATATGAAGACGGCTGTATTTAAAGATTGGAGATAGCAGATCATCTGTGATCCATTCTCATGAGTGCAGAGAAGCACTtttatagattcttttttttttttttttttttttgagacggagtcttgctctttcgcccaggctggagtgcagtggcccgatctcagctcactgcaagctccgcctcctgggttcacgccattctcctgcctcagcctcccgagtagctgggactacaggcgcccgccaccacgcccggctaattttttctatttttagtagagacggggtttcaccgtgttagctaggatggtctcgatctcctgacctcgtgatccgcccgcctcggcctcccaaagtactgggattacaggcgtgagccaccgcgcccggcccatagattcttgtttcttcctctgtgtgtgtgtgtgtgtgtgtgtgtgtatgtatgtgtgcaccaAGCACCTGTGCTTGTGCTTGAATTCCTCCTGGTGTTTCGCCCTGGAAAGTTCCTTAAAAAttgttagttaaaaaaaaattttttttaaagcagtgtaTTTTGGTTATAAAATTTTCTCTAGGCCATTTGAGAAACATTCCAATTTTGCAGGAATTTTCCTGAGTTTGAGGGCACTTGAGATTTATAAGATGCAAATGGGCTAGCATGACCTTTAATCTTCTTGGAATAATCTCTGTGAATACAATGACATTTATTAACACATCATGTGAAAACAGTTAAACAGATTTTCAGCAAATAAGGAGAGTTTTGGAAGTTCTGACTTAAAATGTAAATGCATTTAGGGGTCCCAGGTAGGCCCTCAAAGTGACAGTGGCTTTCAGTGCAGCTAAAACTTCAAAACTGAATTTAACTGTATTTGAAGGATACACCTGAAATAGTATGGCTTAATGTAAAATGTATATGGGATGCACAAAACTGTCCCTAAGGTCTTCTGATGAGTGCTTTTAAAAGATACCAAGAAGTTGTACCACAACAGTAGCAACCGAGGAACACAAGAGGCCTAAGGAACTGACAATAGGTAACATGACTTATAGGCAGTGATAGGCTGTGAGAAAGCCAAAGGGAATTTCAAATAGTCCCCAATTAAAATTCCATGAGGGCAGCCCCTGGGAATTGCAGATCCAGGTTTGCAATCAAACTGCTTCTCACGTGGAAGCTCCGTGCAGCTTGCCCCATGATGAGGAGCTGCAAGGGCTTATTGAGCACGGGTTAATGATTTCTCCAAACAATGCgggggaaggggaaaggcagGCTAGGTTAGACCTCAAGGCAGAGGTAGCTGGACAGCAACACCAGAATCACACCCACAAGCATATCTAGGGGGAGACTGGAGCTTCCCTATGAACGAGATGGCACATTCACGCATTGCCAGGATGATACCACCTGAAGAAAAATATGAACTATTGTGAAATTCAGACCTTAGCCAATTTGgctaagcttttaaaaattacggTCTTCGTCAGCTTTCTTGCATTTCTGTTTCCCGTCATCTGATGAAAGACAAATTAATTTACATTCAGGCTCCTGTAGAGACTTtatctagaatttttttaaaagctagacGGTCTCTAGCAAAGAAATTCATTAAAAGATagcaatgttaattttttatttcaggtgTTTTAATTCCATGCCTTCCACTGGGAAAATATTCATTGATTCTTCTTCCTTATCGTTTATTTTTACAAAGCAGGAAATGTAAAaagcatatataaatgtatatataagaaactcatgaCGTTGGCATTTCTGCAGTACATTTCTGAGTAAGCGCATTTACCTTCTTTTGGAAAGGAGATGACGGTACCTTGTTTCCCATTGTACTATTTTGAAAGCCCCAGCGATGATCCTTAGTGGGAAAGTATAGCTTACATTGCCAGCCAGGGAAGTGAGAGACTATATGTATTCAGCTCTCCAAAACCTTCTCATGTCGTGTCATGAAGCACCACATGTGTGGTGTCGGGCATTATCCATGTTGCATCTTCATGTGGAATATTTGCTGTGAGCCTCCCTGTGTGGGCTGTTTCCTCTGGTGACTTTTCTCTCCATCTTGTGTTGCTTTATTTACGCAGGTGTGAGTAGTACATATAGCTGTTGTGTAAGAgaactcattatttttctaaGTGGGTACTATTTCCTGCCACCCTATTTTTGCTTCAGAAATCAGTGGAAGTAACTGTGTGTGCCCATAATACAGGAATGCTTTAGCTCAGTTTTTCAAACTTAAGAACTTGCAGATCCCCCAAGAATATATTAATAGAACCCTAGGGAGCCCCAAACTCCAGTCTAAACAACACTGCTTAAGGCTGTTGGTGGGTTAATTATAAAAGTTATATCTGGACATATCATGAAATAACAACATAGTGGCTACAACTTATTCTACACCAACCATTGTACGGGTTAAATCTAACCATTGTGATAACCTTGCAAAACAGGTATACCATTATCACAACTTTAAGGTGGGGAAGCCTGAGCTCAAATGTCAGGTAATTTATGCTGGAATCCAAACTTGCATCTCAGTCCCTTCAAAGCTCCTTAGTACACACTGCTGCCAACCTGATGAGTGGCCCTGAATGAATTCAACCTGGTATACCATGATAGCTTCTACATAATTTGTTACACTTTATCTTGCTAATCAAGACTAGGACTTGTGGAATCAGCCCAACCTGGATTCTAATCCTGGCTTACCTACTTTCTGGCCCTATGACTCAGGGAAACCATTTCATCTCcccatgtctcagtttccttatctgtaaaatgggaatactcTATCACAGAGCTATTGCAATCAATGATTTATATTTGTAAAGTGGGTAGAAACAGTCCTAGAACAATAACTCATTGACTGCTACCTGTTTTTATtgttacacacaaacacacacacacacacacacacacacatacacacaattctttttttttttttctttgagacagtctcactctgtcaccagggtggagtgcagtggcacgatctcggctcactacaacttccgcctaccaggttcaagcaattcttgtgcctcaacctctcaagtagctgcaattacagacgtgcactactatgcccagctaatttttgtatttttagtagagacagggttttgccacgttgcccaggatggtcttgaactcctggcctcaagtgatccaccagccttccaaagtgctgggattacagatgtaagctacCGCACCCAACCACAactcttaataaatgtttattgacttTGCTGAAAAGGGATCATATAACAAAAAAAACACTATAGTGTTAATTTAGTtctcaggaagagaaaaacaatccatacacatttttgaaaaaagtttCAAAGAACAGAATCAACTGCTTTATGGCCCCTCTTAGTTGCTGATATAAGCAACCCAGAAATTGAGGTTTCTTAATGGGCTGAGATACCTGGATAGTTTGGGGACAGTGAAAACACACTGCGTACCAGGGGTTCCCCATCACTCTAGGACTCACCTGCTGAAGTAGCAGGCACTTTCCCTGCTCCATCAATGCTGGCTCATAGCTGATCCTATGGACTGCATATTGTGCAAGAGGAGAATTGGAAATCTACTAGCCTGAGCCACATAGCCGTCGTCTCTCAGTAATCTGGGTTCAAGGCAGCTAATGGAAACACACATTTATGTTATGAGTCCTGCATATAAGAAGTCCCATTCTCTGggaatttcctttctccttccaacTTCATGCCCAGCAGGAGCTTTTCAGAATacaaggagggggaagaggggagggtcAGAGCTGAGCATGAGAGCCACTCTTCTGTGACTGGAAGGAAACTTCCATTCATGGACAGATGAGAAAGGCTGTGCTAGAAGCCACATTGTAGAAACATACCCAGGTTTGAGTAAACAGACACCTGCTTAGCACAGTTTCCATACTAATTTTTGCACATATATGATtccaagattatttttattaaacatcCAATAAGTATATATCCTTTGGTATAAATCCATCAGGTTTTGCTGGACCTACCAGAAGTTTTAGATTCCTTACCCAAACCTCAAAAGTGTaaacctggccgggcatggtggctcacgcctgtaatcccagcatttttgggaggccaaggcaggcagatcacgaggtcaggagatggagaccatcctggctaacaaggtgaaaccccgtctctactaaaaaatacaaaaaaaaaaaaaaaaaattggcagggtgttgtgatgggcacctgtagtctcagctactcgggaagctgaggcaggagaatggcatgaacccgggaggtggagcttgcagtgagccaagatcgcgccactgcactccagcctgggcgacagagcaagactccctctcaaaaaaaaaaaaaaaaaaagtgtaaaccCTTGCTAGGTCATGCCCCTCCCTAACCAGTTTCCCAGGGAAAAAGCCTTTATGATGGGATTTCTCTGtccttttgttatattttctgtatggtaatttgcttttgtttttggcttaacacaaatttattatttttcagttctgtaCATCATAAGTCCCAAATGGGTCTCCCTGGACTAaactcaaggtgtcagcagggctgcttttcattttggaggctctaggggaaaaGCTGTTTCCCTGATTATTCAGGTTGTTGGCTGAATTTAGTCCTTATGGGTGTAGGACTCTGGTCCCTGTTTGCTTGCTGTGTTCCCaacttctagaggccacctgcattcctttgCATGTGCCTCCTTTCCTGTGTCTTCAAGGCCAACAACAGCAGATCACATGGTTTTCATGCCTCAAATCTCTGCTGCCTCTTCTACCACTTCTCTCTCTGACCTGCTCTTTGTCTTCCTCTTCTACGTTTAAGGACTCATGAGGTTACCTTGGGCCCACCTAGGTAATCCGGGATAgtctccccatctcaaggtcTTTAAAGTctcctttgccatgtaaggtaacatattcacaggttccaggcaTTAGGGCATAGATATCTGGGAGATCATGCTGCCTGCATGTGGTTGTCTTGAAGAGACAGGTAATTTGTTGGAAAGGGGAATGGGGGAACTTTTTGGAGTGagggaaatgttctatatcttgattagGGTGGTCATGGGTATTCAAAtgttaaatcttttaaattttagtttaacATCTATGTTATTGCATTTTCCAACTGTTATATTTTgcttgtaattatttatttagaagcAACTTTGTGTGAGGCATTGTATTAAGCACTTTATGTAATCATCTCATGCATTGTTTTCTCCTAGGACTCTGGTGTTATCACATAATAAGTTTGCTTTAACCGATTAAGTTTGATGATGCAGTGTAGTGACTAGAGTCTTTCAGGTACATATTGTTCCACTTTATGGCTATTTTCCATTTCAATTTAAAGGCCAAGGGGGTTTTctcatttaccagtttattataaaagctattacaaaggatacagatgaagagatgtgtAGGGCAAGGCATGTGGGAAGGGGCTTCAGTTTCCATGCCCTTTCCAGGTGCACCAtactccaggaacctccatgaaCTCAGCTATCCCAATGCTCTAGTAATTTAAGTAATTCAGTGTAACCAGCTGTAGTACTTTATGCTTTAGGCAGAAATAATTAGCTggcattttttaatgtgaatcCACTTGATGACCTTTAAAATTTAGTATaaaggatattaaaaacaaattctttcttttttttttggcagggggacagagtctcactcttgtcgcccaggctggagtgcaatggcgcaatctcggctcaccgcaacctccgcctcccgggttcgagccattatcctgcctcagcctcctgagtagctgggattacaggcacctgccaccacgcccggctaattttgtatttttagtagagatggggtttctccatgttggtcaggctgttctagaactcccgacctcaggtgatccgcctaccttggcctcccaaagtgctgggattacaggcgtgagccactgcgcctggcctaaaaacaaattatttctgtTCTTGAAATTGGTGCACTTACAATGTGTGGTAGAGGAGGTGTGGCAGGACACATGGACCTTGCATGACCAAGGTACAAGAGAGCAGACAGCTCAACTGTCTGTGTCATGGTGCGGCTTCCAGCACTGAGCCTAGGATCCTGCCCCCGTGAGATGACATGACCTGCAGGTTCACCTTTAGAACGCTGCTGACTTCAGTGTGGCCCTTTCATGCAATGTGCTGTTAATTAGAGTACTTATGGCAGAGAGAAGGACTTTTTCCCAGTGTGTATAACTGTACCTACTGCTAAAGCATATTTTTTAATCTAGTTAAATTTGCTGtgaaatttacatttatagtGAGAGTGAGATGAAGTGTGGTGTGGAATGTAACCTAAATCTGGAGCCTCTAACTACTAACCCCTGATTTTGATCAAAAGAATCTGACAAGTACTCTATAGACAAACTGGTTTAAaaggaaagctttttaaaaaaatataggtGCCCAAGTTCCATAACCagtaattctgatttaattgatgtAAGGTGGATCTTGGCATTGATATTTTCCAAAAGCTGCCCAGAGAATTCTGATATGTGGCCTGGACTAACAACTGGTTTAGAAGCATTCACAACAATCATCCCCCAACAGTCCCTTGCCTAGGCAGAGGTTTCCAGTGAGCCCAAGAGCTCCCCACCCAGACCAGCAGGTCTAGAAATGAAATGTTTAGAAACACCTGGAGGTACTTGCTGTCAGTCCATATCCTGGCCTACCCAACAGGGACTCTGATTCGGAAGATCTAGGGATGGGCTCAGGCAACTATATTGTAGTCCAGCAGCCAGCAGTGGCTTATACAGGTGGACCAAACTTTGAGAAGCTTCCAGTGACATCCCAGATAGTCAGATTCCTCACTCATCCACTCTGTTCAGCAATTGTAGAAATGTTCTTGAAGTAACTGGAAAGATGAGTCAAATAGTATTCTTTAGACACAAGCATCAGAACTTCGTAACAGGAAAATGCTGTGTCAGGCATAACTAATCTGCTTGCCCTTGTAAATGCAACTCTTGAACTGGTATGCACTCTGATGAGTTATTTACTGGTGAAACCTGTCACAAAGCGTTGGGAGATTACAAAGAACAGAAGAAGGTATCTTGGTAGCAGCATCGTGTGTTTATTGAACACCCGTTGTGTGTCTAAAACTGAAATGACTGCTGGGGCTTATGAAAATGAGTGAGATTCAGGCCCTGCTGTCACAAAAAAATATAAGTCTAACTGGGGAGGTTAGACATGTGCCCAGGTAGCTAGAATGTAATGTAATAAATGTGGTCATTGCAGTAGAAAGGAAGTGCTATGGGAACAAGAGGAGGAAATGGTTCATCTACCTTAGGGTGGGAGGTGGAAGGTAGAGGTGGGGTGCTGGGAAGCATCCCAGGGGAGGCAGCATCTGAGTTAGATTCCTCAGGGGGGCAGATTTCTCACTGTCCCCATCCAGTGGGATAGGAGAAGAACCACACACACTCTGGGCAAGACAGAAAGATGACATGAGCTAAGGTTTGGAGGGATGGAcatgtgtgaccagtgcagtgcAGGTGAATGGTATGGAAGGCAAAGATTGGCAGAGAATACAGGAAAGGTAGTGTAGTGCCAGATGGAAATGGGCTTTGGATGTCATGGTAAgaagttttgaatttttctttaggTGAAGTCATCATAGATATTTATACAGGGGTGTGACATGATTCCAGGATATAATTCTGTAACAAAGGGGGCGAGTAGactggaagggagagagaaactgGGGGCAGGAAAACCAATTAGGAAGCGATTGCAATTGTCCAGAAAAA
The Pan troglodytes isolate AG18354 chromosome 10, NHGRI_mPanTro3-v2.0_pri, whole genome shotgun sequence genome window above contains:
- the LOC112205011 gene encoding uncharacterized protein LOC112205011 — encoded protein: MGVELRERAGCLPDAPRGRHRPSAPRAKLPLSERGLIPPCLTQAEASGWGRRDRRISAPDKPQCKQAATAGSAGGRRKKGRRQRRRSRAHKPGHFSCLMFPSVESSHFASELLRTNGAISMHKSPCSRRLRSRASFRKTCADFSFFVFPSNSFGPKVALTLPSPSPPSLGECRSKLLGQSSAFTVFRSSGVGSYKPLFGGICISPPAPPPPSPAGRSRWLMISGQGARLLTGEPVWRGCLSEVCWDAPGRASSPRHGRGVRKSSRKTCRLRGLGRGARRLVTVGREACQRGPPQPSPAAASSLCPAPGTPGSTSRACALRSLPPPRRPRLPAWARGCARRSGRVRGSARDSRFHRDLGRVEAACRDPPGSSLPRSRGERLYRAAKPAETVFHHSGQAGLENLTSIDPPASAYQSAGITGMSHHTQPTLSLKEEEEGRGGGGG